One genomic window of Camelina sativa cultivar DH55 chromosome 5, Cs, whole genome shotgun sequence includes the following:
- the LOC104787644 gene encoding glutamine synthetase cytosolic isozyme 1-2: MSLLADLVNLDLSDNTEKIIAEYIWVGGSGMDMRSKARTLSGPVTDPSKLPKWNYDGSSTGQAPGQDSEVILYPQAIFKDPFRRGNNILVMCDAYTPAGEPIPTNKRHAAAEIFCNPDVVAEVPWYGIEQEYTLLQKDVNWPLGWPIGGYPGPQGPYYCSIGADKSFGRDIVDAHYKACLYAGINISGINGEVMPGQWEFQVGPSVGISAADEVWIARYILERITEIAGVVVSFDPKPIPGDWNGAGAHTNYSTKTMREEGGYEVIKKAIEKLGLRHKEHIAAYGEGNERRLTGHHETADINTFLWGVANRGASIRVGRDTEKEGKGYFEDRRPSSNMDPYIVTSMIAETTLLWNP; the protein is encoded by the exons ATGAGTCTTCTTGCAGATCTTGTTAACCTTGACCTCTCAGACAACACTGAGAAGATCATCGCTGAATACATATG GGTTGGTGGTTCTGGTATGGACATGAGAAGCAAAGCCAGG ACTCTCTCTGGACCTGTGACCGATCCATCGAAGCTTCCGAAATGGAATTATGATGGTTCAAGCACTGGTCAAGCTCCTGGTCAAGACAGTGAAGTCATCTTATA CCCTCAAGCAATTTTCAAAGATCCGTTCCGTAGAGGCAACAACATTCTT GTTATGTGTGATGCTTACACTCCTGCGGGCGAACCAATCCCTACGAACAAGAGACATGCTGCAGCTGAGATCTTTTGTAACCCTGATGTTGTAGCTGAAGTGCCATG GTATGGAATCGAACAAGAATACACTTTGTTGCAGAAGGATGTGAACTGGCCTCTTGGATGGCCCATTGGTGGCTACCCTGGCCCTCAG GGACCATACTACTGCAGTATTGGAGCTGACAAGTCTTTTGGAAGAGACATTGTTGATGCTCACTACAAGGCTTGTTTGTATGCTGGAATCAACATCAGTGGGATCAATGGAGAAGTCATGCCGGGTCAG TGGGAGTTCCAAGTCGGCCCATCGGTTGGTATCTCAGCTGCTGATGAAGTGTGGATCGCTCGTTACATTTTGGAG agaatCACAGAGATTGCTGGTGTGGTTGTATCTTTTGACCCGAAACCTATTCCTGGTGACTGGAACGGAGCTGGTGCTCACACCAATTACAG tactAAAACGATGAGGGAAGAAGGAGGATACGAGGTGATCAAGAAGGCGATAGAGAAGCTTGGACTGAGACACAAGGAGCACATTGCTGCTTACGGTGAAGGCAACGAGCGCCGTCTTACTGGACACCATGAAACTGCTGACATTAACACTTTCCTTTGG gGTGTTGCGAACCGTGGAGCATCGATCCGAGTAGGACGTGATACCGAGAAAGAAGGGAAAGGATACTTTGAGGATAGAAGGCCATCTTCAAACATGGATCCTTACATTGTTACTTCCATGATTGCAGAGACCACACTCCTCTGGAACCCTTGA
- the LOC104787643 gene encoding uncharacterized protein LOC104787643, which yields MLPFSNYYISSPSMSEMNISNSNGNKRRKKKRPAMTVYDGVGGGGEGEGDDLAVVKAAAWAWYLRKEGKPIMREFDLTRATRTPRPSRYKIEATKNMILSENKVLAENRFSTKSPLWYTNYLFRGDQETQYSRLLDTYEAKNISKRLNIDDSSFSGSSSDALWHNGNDHHHNHNRNDDYDCDDHGLLQKRNGYDNNTTTRTKNDKSYNGGFMKKVSKRSLWKGMIVMGPGSTVCGRSDDVASQAGRRTVKVAAAAEALVRSAASGKTQSGRR from the coding sequence ATGCTCCCATTTAGCAACTACTACATTTCTTCACCATCTATGTCCGAAATGAACATTAGCAACAGCAATGGAaacaagaggaggaagaagaaacggcCGGCGATGACGGTTTATGAtggagtaggaggaggaggagaaggagaaggagatgatTTGGCGGTGGTGAAGGCGGCGGCGTGGGCTTGGTACTTACGGAAAGAAGGCAAACCAATCATGAGAGAGTTTGATCTAACTAGAGCAACAAGAACACCGCGACCTTCACGGTACAAGATCGAAGCCACGAAGAATATGATCCTCTCTGAGAATAAGGTTTTGGCTGAGAATAGGTTTTCTACTAAGTCTCCGCTTTGGTATACTAATTACTTATTTCGTGGGGACCAAGAAACGCAATACTCTCGTCTTCTTGACACTTACGAGGCCAAGAACATCTCCAAGAGGCTTAACATTGATGATTCTAGTTTCTCCGGGAGTTCAAGCGATGCTTTGTGGCACAACGGCAATGATCATCATCACAATCATAATCgtaatgatgattatgattgTGATGATCATGGTTTGCTGCAGAAGAGAAATGGTTATGATAATAACACTACTACTAGAACGAAAAATGACAAGAGCTATAATGGTGGCTTCATGAAAAAAGTGAGCAAAAGAAGTTTGTGGAAGGGAATGATTGTGATGGGTCCAGGCTCGACGGTTTGTGGGAGAAGTGATGACGTGGCTTCGCAGGCCGGCAGGAGAACGGTTAAGGTTGCGGCGGCAGCGGAGGCTCTGGTCAGGTCGGCGGCAAGTGGCAAGACTCAAAGTGGTCGTCGCTAA